From the Pseudomonas monsensis genome, the window CCAGTGCCGGTTGCAGCGCCACGCTTTCCGGGGCATGCCGGTCGCGGCGGGCGAAGGCGCGCAGGTGGGCGATGATCGAGGCCATGCGTCCGGTCAGTTCGCTGATCAGTTTGAGATTGCCGCGAGCATCGTCGGTGCGCTGATGATCGAGCAGCACTTCGGCGTTCTCGGCGTAGCTGCGGATCGCCGCCAGCGGTTGATTGAGTTCGTGGCTGATACTCGCCGACATCGTGCCCAACGCCGACAGTTTGCCGGCCTGGACCAGATCGTCCTGCGCACGCACCAATTCCTGTTGCGCCTGTTCGCGCTCGAGCACTTCCTGCTTCAGGCGGCGGTTGAGGCCTTCCAGATCGCTGGTGCGCTCGGCGACCCGGCCTTCCAGTTCGCGGCGGGCCTTGGCTTCGAAGGCGATGCGTTCCAGATAATGCCGGCGGCGTTGCATCATCAAACCGAGCAACAGCATCACCACCAACAGCGTCGCCCCCCCGATGGCGACCACCGTGCGCACCGGGCGGTCGATCAGCGTGCGCGGGGCGAGAATGCTCACGCTCCAGCCGGTTTCGGCGATGTCATGGGTTTGCGTCAGCCACGCGTCAGGGCTGAGATTCAGCGGACGCGGCTCGCGGGTCGGGTACGGCTGAATGGCCGTGATGGCCGAGCGCTCGGTATCGCTCAGGACGCGCGTGGAGCGAAAGCGCCATTCAGGACGCGAGGTCAGGATGACTACCCCGTTATGGTCGGTTACCAGCAGTTGTTCCGGGGTTTTGCCCCAGAGGCTTTCGGTGTGGTCGAGGTCGACCTTGATCACCAGTACGCCGATGATCTTTTCGCCGTTGCGCACGGCGGCGGCGAAGAAGTAACCACGTTTGGCCGAGGTCGTGCCGAGGCCGAAGAAACGCCCCAGACGCCCGGCCATGGCTTCGCTGAAATACGGACGAAACGAGAAATTGCGCCCGACGAAACTGTCGTGCTTGTCCCAGTTCGACGCCGCCAGTGTCTGGCCGCTGGTGTCCATCAGGTACATGACTTCGGCGCCAGTCTGGGCGGCGATGTTTTTCAGCAGGCGATTGGCATTGCCCTGGGTGACGCCGTCGTCCGGCGCTCCGAGTACGGCGCGCAGGGCCGGCAGGTCGCCGAGAATCTGCGGCAGCACTTCATAGCGGTGCAGGGTGCCCAGCAGGTTGGCGACGTAGAGGTCGAGGGTCTGGCGGTTTTGTCCGGCGAGTTCGCTGCGGTAATAACGCTCGGCCAGATGCTCCAGCGGCCACAGCAGCGGCGCCAGGCACAGGGCCAGCAGGGCGAGGCTGCGCCAGCGGGGTCTGCGGGGGAGAGATGGTTTCATGTGCCGGATGCGCCTGTAATGACAGGCGCATTATGCCCACGCTCAGGAAAAGACGTCAGCGTCCTTGAAGAACACCGCTGCCTGATCCTTGGCCGACAGTTTCGGCGCTTCGTCGAGTTGCCAGTCGATGGCCAGGTCCGGGTCGTCCCAGCGAATGCTTCGTTCGGCTGCAGGCGTGTAGAAGTCGGTGGTCTTGTAGAGGAATTCGGCGAACTCGCTCAGGACCACGAAGCCATGCGCAAAACCTTCCGGGACCCACATCTGACGGTGGTTGGCGGCAGACAGACGAACCGCCACCCACTGACCGAAGTGCGGTGAGCTGCGACGGATGTCCACGGCAACATCCAGTACCTCACCGGCCGTGACCCGCACCAGTTTGCCCTGAGTGTTTTCCAGTTGGTAATGCAGGCCCCGCAGGACGCCTTTCTCCGAGCGCGAATGGTTGTCCTGAACGAAGTGCGGGGTCAGCCCGGTCAGTTCCTGGAAAGCCCTGGCATTGAAGCTCTCGTAAAAAAAGCCGCGCTCGTCACCAAATACCTTGGGTTCGATGATCAGAACACCGGGCAGTTCGGTGGTGATTACATTCATGAAGTTTTCCAGTGAAAGGGGTGAATGGGCGCCATTCTTGCGCAAAGTGCCGGAGGGCGCGAGTGTTCCCGCGCAAGTACTTGTGTCTTGCCGCAAGGGCGGGGGTTGCGCATCTGCCGAAGCAATGGCGATATAGGCGTCTAATAAAATTTCAGGGGTCGTTTCATGCCGCTCGCCACGTTGATCCATCGCGCCAGTCTGCCTAGCCCGCAGGTTTCTCAGGAGCAGGCCCGACAATGGCTGGCAGACCATTACGGGCTCAGCGGTACGCTGCACCCCCTCGGTAGCCAGCAGGATCTTAATTTTCGTGTGGACAGCGCGCGCGGGCGCTTCGTCCTGAAAATCTGCCGGGGCGATTACGCCCTCGTGGAGTTGCAGGCGCAACATGCCGGCCTCAACTACCTCGCGGCGCATTCTGCGGTGAATGTGCCACGGGTGATTGCAGCCAATGACGGTCAGGATCTGCTGACGCTGGAAGCCGGTGGCGAAGCGGTCCATGTGCGCCTGCTGGACTACATCGAAGGCCAGCCGCTGACCCATCTCGATCATTTGGGGCAGGACGTGGTGGCCGGGTTTGGCCGGCTCTGCGGCGAGATGGATCTGGCGCTGGCCGGGTTCGACCATCCGGGGCTGGCGCGTACGCTGCAATGGGACGCCCGCCACGCCAGTGCGTTGATCAGTCATTTGTTGCCGGTGATCAAGGACGAATCGCAGCGTGCCCTGATCGCCGACGCCGCCGAACAGGCCGAGCGCCGACTGCAGCCGTTGCAGGACAAGCTGCCGGTGCAGGCGATCCACATGGACATCACCGACGACAACGCCGTCTGGCAGCGCGATGCGCAGCGGCACTGGCAATTGCAGGGGGTGATCGACTTCGGCGATCTGGTGCGCACCTGGCGCATCACCGATCTGTCGGTGACCTGCGCCGCGCTATTGCATCACGCCGGTGGCGATCCTTTTGTCATCTTGCCGGCGGTTCAGGCCTATCACGCGGTCAATCCGCTGCAACACGAAGAACTTCAGGCGTTGTGGCCCTTGATCGTGGCCCGCGCGGCGGTGCTGGTGCTCAGTGGCGAACAGCAGGTCAGCATCGACCCCGGCAACCATTACAGCCGCGACAACCTTGTCCATGAGTGGGAAATCTTCCACGTCGCCACTTCGGTACCGCTGGCGCTGATGGAGGCGGCAATCCTCAGCGCCGTCGGCCAGGCCTTGCCGGTCATCGACAGTGAAGGTTTTGCGCCGTTGTTGCCGGGCCTGGTCGGGCGGGAATTCGCGCTGATCGATCTGGGGGTGCTGAGCCCGCATTTCGAAGCGGGTAACTGGGAACAGGACGGTATTGACCAGCGGTTGCTGACGGAAGCGGCGACGGCACATGGCCTGGCGGCAAGCCGTTACGGGCAATACCGTTTGTCGCGCACCCGCCCTGACAGTGCCGACGAACCGGACACTTTCCCGTTGCATGTCGAGTTGCGTGTACCGAACGGCACTGCGGTGGAATCGCCGTTTGCCGGTGTGCTGCATCAAACGGCCGGGGGAGCACTGCAGCTGGACGGCCCGCAGCTCAGCGTGCGCTTGTGGGGTGTCACGCCCTCGCTGCAAAGCGGCGCAGCGCTGGTCAAGGGGCAGGTGCTGGGCGCGGTCAGTGGCCCGTTGCTCGTGCAGTTGTGTCGCGGTGCGCAGCTGGCGGCCCCGCTGTTCTGCACGCCGGCCCGGGCGGCGGCGTGGCAGGCATTGTGTCCGTCGCCGGCCGCGTTGCTCGGGCTGGCCTGTGATGCCGAGCCGGAGCTGGATGCGAAAACCCTGCTGGCGCGGCGTGACGCCAGTTTCGCCCGCACGCAAAAACACTATTACGTCGACCCGCCGCGCATCGAGCGCGGCTGGCGCAATCACCTGATCGACATGCAGGGCCGCTCCTACCTCGACATGCTCAATAATGTCGCGGTGCTGGGGCATGGCCATCCGCGCATGGCGGCGGTGGCGAGCCGGCAATGGTCGCTGCTCAATACTAACTCCCGGTTCAACTACGCGGCGGTCGCCGAGTTTTCCGAGCGCTTGCTGAAACTGGCACCGGAGGGCATGGATCGGGTGTTTCTGGTCAACAGCGGCAGCGAGGCCAATGATCTCGCGATTCGTCTGGCGTGGGCCTACAGCGGTGGGCGCGACATACTCAGCGTGCTGGAGGGTTACCACGGCTGGACGGTCGGTGCCGATGCCGTGTCGACCTCGATTGCCGACAACCCGAAGGCCCTGGAAAGTCGTCCGGACTGGGTTCATCCGGTGACCGCGCCGAACGTCTATCGCGGTGAATTCCGCGGCCTCGATTCAGCCCCTGACTACGTGCGCAGCGTCGAACATCAGCTTGAGAAAATTGCCGGGCAACAACGCCAATTGGCCGGGTTCATCTGCGAGCCGGTGTACGGCAATGCCGGCGGTATCTCGCTGCCACCGGGTTATCTGAAACAGGTCTATGCACTGGTGCGAGCCCGTGGTGGTGTGTGCATCGCCGATGAGGTGCAGGTCGGTTACGGGCGCATGGGCCATTTCTTCTGGGGCTTCGAAGAACAGGGCGTCGTGCCGGACATCATCTGCATGGCCAAGGGCATGGGTAACGGCCAGCCACTGGGCGCGGTGATCACGCGTCGGGACATCGCTGAAGCGCTGGAAGCGGAAGGTTATTTCTTCTCCTCGGCCGGTGGCAGCCCGGTGAGTTGCCAGATCGGCATGGCAGTGCTCGATGTAATGGAAGAAGAAAAACTCTGGGAAAACGCCCGGACGGTCGGTGGCCATTTCAAGGCACGGCTCGAAGCGTTGATCGATAAACATCCGCTGGTGGGCGCGGTGCATGGTTCCGGGTTTTATCTGGGGCTGGAGTTGGTCCGTCACCGCGAGACGCTGGAACCGGCAACCGAGGAAACCGCGCGGCTGTGTGATCGCCTGCGTGAACTGGGGATTTTCATGCAACCGACCGGCGACTACCTCAACGTCCTCAAGATCAAACCGCCGATGGTGACTTCACGTCAGAGCGTGGATTTCTTCGTCGACATGCTTGATCGGGTCCTCGCTGAAGGCTTGTAAACGCTGCAGATCCTCCCTGTGGGAGCGGGATTGCTCGCGAACGCGGTGTGTCAGTCGGCCTGTTTGGTGACTGATCAAGTGCTTTCACGGGCAAGCCCGCTCCCACATTTATTTCAGGCTTCAATTCGATTTATATCGACTTTAATTGCGTAAATGTCGATGAGCGGCGTTCTATTAGCTTCTAAAGTCGATATTTATCGGTTATAAAGTCGCCATTGCTCCGGCATGGCGATCTCATTCCGGTGCGCGCGTTTTTTCTTTCGGTCGAATTCTCGACCGTCAAAGCACTTGCCCGGAGAGGATTCATGAGCCGTATCGTTACCGTCGCCGCCACGCAGATGGCCTGTTCGTGGGATCTGGAAGCCAACCTCGAAACCGCCGAAAAACTGGTGCGCGAAGCCGCCGCCAAAGGCGCGCAGATCATCCTGATCCAGGAGCTGTTCGAGGCGCCGTACTTCTGCCAGAAGCCGAATCCGGACTATCTGCAACTGGCCACGACCGTAGAAGAGAACGTTGCGATCAAGCATTTCCAGAAGGTCGCCAAAGAGCTGCAAGTGGTATTGCCGATCAGCTTCTACGAGCGTGCCGGCCGTGCGCGTTTCAACAGCATCGCGATCCTCGATGCCGACGGCAGCAACCTCGGGATTTATCGCAAAAGCCACATTCCGGACGGCCCGGGTTACCACGAGAAGTATTACTTCAACCCGGGTGACACCGGTTTCAAGGTGTGGAACACCCGCTACGCGAAGATCGGCGTGGGCATCTGCTGGGATCAGTGGTTTCCCGAGGCTGCGCGCAGCATGGCGCTGCAAGGTGCGGAAATCCTCTTCTATCCAACGGCTATCGGCAGTGAACCGCACGACAAAACCATTTCGTCCCGTGATCACTGGCAGCGTGTGCAGCAGGGGCATGCCGGTGCCAACCTGATGCCGTTGATCGCCAGTAACCGCATCGGCAACGAAGAACAGGACGGCTACGACATCACGTTCTATGGCTCTTCGTTCATCGCCAACCAGTTCGGCGAAAAAGTGCAGGAGCTGAATAAAACCGAAGAAGGTATTCTTGTGCACACTTTCAACCTCGACGAGCTCGAACATATTCGCAGCGCGTGGGGTTCGTTCCGTGACCGCCGGCCGAATCTGTACGGCGCGTTGAAAACCCTCGACGGTTCCCTGGAGTCCTGATCCCGATGACCACCTTGAAAAGTACCCCGCGCGCCGATGGCTTCTACATGCCGGCCGAGTGGGCGCCGCAAACGCAAACCTGGATGATCTGGCCCGAGCGCCCGGACAACTGGCGTCTGGGCGGCAAGCCGGCGCAAGCCGCACACGCAGCCGTGGCCAAAGCCATTGCCCGTTTCGAACCGGTGACCGTTGCCGTGTCCGCCGGCCAGTATGAAAACGCCCGCGCACGCCTCGACGTGCCCAACATCCGCGTGGTCGAGATGTCCAGCGATGACGCCTGGGTGCGCGACAGCGGCCCGACCTTCGTCATCAACAACAGCGGTGAAGTGCGCGGTGTGAACTGGGACTTCAATGCCTGGGGCGGTTTCGACGGTGGCCTGTACTCGCCGTGGAACCGTGATTCGCAGGTCGGTGGCAAGATCCTCGAGATCGAACGCAGCCCGCGTTACCGCACTGAAGGTTTTGTGCTCGAAGGCGGTTCGATTCACGTCGACGGCGAAGGTACGCTGATCACCACCGAAGAATGCCTGCTCAACCGCAATCGCAATCCGCATCTGGGCCGCGAAGAAATCGAAGCGGTGCTGAGCGCCAACCTGGCTGTGGATAAGATCATCTGGCTGCCGGACGGTCTGTTCAACGATGAAACCGACGGCCATGTGGATAACTTCTGCTGCTATGTGCGTCCGGGCGAAGTATTGCTGGCGTGGACCGACGATCCGCAGGATCCGAACTACCCGCGCTGCCAGGCGGCGATGAACGTGCTGCAAAACAGCACCGATGCCAAGGGGCGCTCGTTCACGGTGCACAAAATGCCGATTCCGGGCCCGCTGTATGCGACCGAAGAAGAATGCGCCGGGGTCGATCCGGTGGACGGTACGCAGGAGCGTAACCCGTCCGTGCGTCTGGCCGGTTCCTACGTGAACTTCCTGATCGTCAACGGCGGCATCATCGCGCCGAGTTTCGACGACCCGATGGACGCCCCGGCCCGGGAAATCCTGCAGAACCTGTTTCCGCAGCACGAAGTGGTGATGGTGCCGGGCCGCGAACTGTTACTGGGGGGCGGCAATATCCACTGCCTTACCCAACAGCAACCCGCGCCGCACAAAGAGTGAGTTGAGTCGTAACAGCTTGAGTTGATTAGCAAATCAGCCGGAAAACGATTAGCTCGCTATGCACGTGCACAAGCCCGCAGCCCGATTGGACTGCGGGCTTTTTTGTATCCGCTTGTCGACAAATCAGAAACCTTGGCATAGCTCTTGTATCCGACAAAGGACACTAGGGAGGGGGGAGAACTTCAACAGTTCTGTCATAAACCTTGGATAACGTAGCCGCTCACGAACGGGGAGAGAGCGCTGAAATGAACGCCGAAGTGAACGTAGTCAGCGAGCGGACTTTGCATCCCATGGCCGTAAACAGCGAATCGCTCCAGATTGTCGCGCACTGGTTGAAATCCAATGGAACGCGTCAGATCAGGGAACCTGATCCGCGCCGGATGATGATCGAGCGTTACCCTGCTGGTCTGTTCAGCGAGGCCGAGCTGGATGCGTTGTGGGCTGTACTGGAAGGATAAGAAAAACAACAGGGATTGGTAAAAGCGCTGCCGGGATGGCAGCGCTTTTTTATGCACGATACAAAAATATTGTCGGAGTGAGCCTGCAGGTGTTGCGTTGAATCAGAAGGAATACGTGCCGGTCATCACGACGCTGCGCGGTGCACCAGGCTGGATCTGATACTGGCTGGTCGCCGAATCGTAATACTCGCGATCGGTGATGTTGTTCAACGCCGCACGTACATCCCAATCCTTGAAGCGATAACCGGCCAAGGCATCCCAGCGGCCGTAACCCGGCAGCACCGTGGTGTTGGCATTGTCGGCGTAGCGCTGGCCGACCAGGGTCAGACCGGTTTCACCGTACCAGCCCATTTCCGGCTTCCAGGTCAGGAACAGGCTGGCGTTGTGTTTGGCAACGTTGTTGATGCGCTTGCCCTCAAGGCCGTTGTTGTCCTTCTCGATCTTCGCGTCCTGCATACCGACGCCGCCGCGCATGTACCAGTGGCCGACGATGTTGCCGGTGGCGGTCAACTCGATACCCCGTGAACGCTGAACGCCGGTCATGATGGTCAGGGTCGGATCGTTCGGATCCGTCGTACGGCGGTTGTAGAGCTCCAGGTCATAGATCGCCAGCGTGGTACTGAGGCGATCATCGAGCCAGTCACTCTTCACGCCGATCTCTTTCTGTCTGGTCAACTCCGGGCTCAGGTCATTGCTGTTGCCGGCCGCGCCCGGGGTGATGCCGATCAGACCACCGCCCACCGGCGAGAAGGTCTTGGACCAGGACGCGTAGAAGGAGTGATTCTGCAACGGCGTCCAGACCAGGCCCACGCGCGGGCTGGTGCTGTGGCTGTCACGGTCTTCGGAAATGTTGCGCAGCTTATTGGTCGACTCGATATCGAAAGTGTCGTAGCGCAAGCCGGCGAGCAGTTGCCATTGATCGTTGAGACGCAGTTGATCCTGCACGTACACCGCGCGGCTTTCGACCTCGGTGTGGCTGTCGCTGGACACCTGCATGCGCCCGGTGTGGCGCAGATTGCGGTCGGGGTTGTTCAGGTCGAGTGCCGGCACTGCGGAACTGCCGGGGCCGGACGTAGCGGCGTTATACAGCGTCGGATCGCGACGCTGGCTGCCGATCTCGATCCCGGTCAGCAGGCGATGCTCGAGCCCGAACGTATCGAATCCACCTTCCAGTTCGACGTTGTTATAGACATTGCGGGTGGTCAGGTCCTGCTGCCAGTGCTGGCGCGTGACCTTGTTGGTTTTCTTGTCGAAACCGGTGAGGTAGGTGTTGTCGAAATCGCTGTCGAGCTTGAACACGCCGAGGGTCTGGCGCAGTTGCCAGTCGTCGTTGATTGCGTAGGTGAGTTTTGAGCGCAGCGATTGGGACTTGTCGTCGATGAAGTCGTGGCCGTTGCCGTAAGTCGTGTCGCGACCGACATCGGCCGGGCGGCCGTTGATGCCGGGGATACCGCGATCCGGGGTGCGGTTGTAGCGGCTGTATTCGTACTGCACCAGCCAGTTCAGGTCGGGCGTCAGTTGCCAGCTCATCGACGGCGCGAACAGTTGGCGGTTGCCACTGACGTCATCGCGGAAACTGTTTTCATCCATGTTGCCCATGTTCAGGCGCAGGCTGAGGTTTTCGCTGGGGTCGGCGCTGAGATCGGCGTACAGGCTGCGCAGGTCTTCACTGCCGAGCTGGGCCTCGAGGGTCGAGCGGCGGCCGAATTCCGGCATCTTGCTGACGCGGTTGACGATCCCGCCCTGACTGCCGCGGCCATACAGCACCGCGGCCGGGCCCTTGAGCACTTCGACGCGCTCGATGTTATGCAAATCGCGTTTGTACTGGCTGTCGTCGCGGATGCCGTCCAGGTAGAAGTCGTTGCTGGCGTCGAAACCGCGAATGCGCAGGCTGTCGAAGCGCGTATCGGCGCTGCTGCTGACGTTGGGCATACCGCTCAAGGCGTCGCCGATGTCATTGGTGCCGTAGTTGGCGACGTTCGACGTCTTGATCGAATCAATGGCCTGCGGCACGTAGCGCAGCGGGGTCGAGGTGCGAGTCGCGGTGCTGCTGATCTTCACGCGCGGGTCATCGGCCAGTGCTTCGGCGCTGATCGCGGTGGCGGGTAATTCGGTTGCCGCACAGGCGAAACCGCTGGACAGAAAGGCAGAAAGCCCAAGCGTGACGGGCGTAAAACGGAACGGGGCAGGCATTGAAAAGCGCATCCGGAAGGGTGGAAGAATTCGAGTGCGCGAATGGTAATGCTTTGCATTTGCTCTCGTTAATTATTCTTTATAAGTTCCCTTGTCTGATTGTTTCTATTTGTGTCTGCGTCGATACACGCGGAACGCTCGACCGATTCGACCGATTGGTGCAACAGACTGAAAGCCGTTCCGGCGTTTTTCCGCAACGTCCCGGGAATTAATCTGCCGGCATCGACTTTTTCTGATTTAGCGGAGCTTACCGATGATCCTTCACTACATTTACGACCCCTTATGCGGCTGGTGCTACGGCGCCAAGCCTCTGGTGCAAGCGGCGCAGCAGGTGCTGCCAGTGATGGCCCATGCGGGCGGCATGATGAGCGGCGCCAACCGCCAGAACGTTTCGCCGCAGTTGCGCAATTACGTGATGCCCCATGACCGGCGCATCGCCGAATACACCGGGCAGCCTTTCGGCGAGGCATATTTCGAAGGCTTGCTGCGCGATCACTCGGCCGTCTTCGATTCGACCCCGCCGATCGCTGCCGTGCTGGCGGCCGAGGCCATCGACGGACGCGGTCTGCAGATGCTTGGCCGCTTGCAGACTGCACACTATGTAGAGGGGCGGCGGATTGCCGATGCGTCGGTGCTTTCGGCGTTGGCGGTCGAGCTGGGTTACGACGCCGAAGACTTCCGCGCAGCATCAAAGTCCGTGGCCACCGAAGCCCATATAAAAGCCACGCGCCAGTTGCTCGCTCAGGTGGGCGGGCAGGGCTTTCCAACGTTTGCCCTGGAACAGGACGGCCAATTCACGTTGCTCGACATTAGTCCCTGGTTGGGCAAGCCGCAGGCGTTTGCCGAATGGTTGGGGCAGGCGGTCGCGGTCGATGGCACGGGCGAGTCCTCGTTGTCCTGCGGCCTCGACGGTTGCGCCTGATCGAGTATTGATTCACTGGCTGGCTGCGTTTCCGTGCAAGGACTCAGCGCAAAATTTACGTTTTTTAGACGTTTTCTGCCTATTTAAAGACGATTCTTGAAATTGACACATTGTTCAGGGCGCGGCTACGATTCGGCCCCAACGCCTGTGGCCAACCGCCATGACTCAAAATAAGGAGCAGGCCCGCCATGACTTGGTTGTGGGCGGGTCTTTTTGTTTCGGGGTGAATACAAGAGTGCAAAAGCGCCGTTTCAGCCGTTCGACACAGCGCGTTTCAACCCGTAATAAGGAAAACAAAATGTTGAACAAGCGGATCAGTCTGATCGCACTGGGGATGTTGAGTGCTACACAGGCCATGGCTAACGACCAGGCCGAGTCCAAGGGTTTTGTGGAAGACAGCAGCCTGAAAGTGCTGCTGCGCAATGCCTACATCAATCGTGATTACAAAGACGGTAACAAAGACAAGGCCGAATGGGGTCAAGCGGCCATCGGCACGTTCTCGTCCGGTTTCACCCAAGGCACCGTTGGTGTGGGTGTTGACGCGTTCGGTCTGTACGCACTGCGTCTGGACGGTGGCAAGGGCCGCAGCGGCGCCGGTGGCATCGACTTCTTCAAGCAAGACAACAGCGGCAACCCGGCTGACGATCTGGCCAAGGGCGGCGCTGCGGTGAAGTTCCGTTTCTCCAATACCGTGC encodes:
- a CDS encoding TonB-dependent receptor, which encodes MPAPFRFTPVTLGLSAFLSSGFACAATELPATAISAEALADDPRVKISSTATRTSTPLRYVPQAIDSIKTSNVANYGTNDIGDALSGMPNVSSSADTRFDSLRIRGFDASNDFYLDGIRDDSQYKRDLHNIERVEVLKGPAAVLYGRGSQGGIVNRVSKMPEFGRRSTLEAQLGSEDLRSLYADLSADPSENLSLRLNMGNMDENSFRDDVSGNRQLFAPSMSWQLTPDLNWLVQYEYSRYNRTPDRGIPGINGRPADVGRDTTYGNGHDFIDDKSQSLRSKLTYAINDDWQLRQTLGVFKLDSDFDNTYLTGFDKKTNKVTRQHWQQDLTTRNVYNNVELEGGFDTFGLEHRLLTGIEIGSQRRDPTLYNAATSGPGSSAVPALDLNNPDRNLRHTGRMQVSSDSHTEVESRAVYVQDQLRLNDQWQLLAGLRYDTFDIESTNKLRNISEDRDSHSTSPRVGLVWTPLQNHSFYASWSKTFSPVGGGLIGITPGAAGNSNDLSPELTRQKEIGVKSDWLDDRLSTTLAIYDLELYNRRTTDPNDPTLTIMTGVQRSRGIELTATGNIVGHWYMRGGVGMQDAKIEKDNNGLEGKRINNVAKHNASLFLTWKPEMGWYGETGLTLVGQRYADNANTTVLPGYGRWDALAGYRFKDWDVRAALNNITDREYYDSATSQYQIQPGAPRSVVMTGTYSF
- the aguA gene encoding agmatine deiminase; this translates as MTTLKSTPRADGFYMPAEWAPQTQTWMIWPERPDNWRLGGKPAQAAHAAVAKAIARFEPVTVAVSAGQYENARARLDVPNIRVVEMSSDDAWVRDSGPTFVINNSGEVRGVNWDFNAWGGFDGGLYSPWNRDSQVGGKILEIERSPRYRTEGFVLEGGSIHVDGEGTLITTEECLLNRNRNPHLGREEIEAVLSANLAVDKIIWLPDGLFNDETDGHVDNFCCYVRPGEVLLAWTDDPQDPNYPRCQAAMNVLQNSTDAKGRSFTVHKMPIPGPLYATEEECAGVDPVDGTQERNPSVRLAGSYVNFLIVNGGIIAPSFDDPMDAPAREILQNLFPQHEVVMVPGRELLLGGGNIHCLTQQQPAPHKE
- the rfbC gene encoding dTDP-4-dehydrorhamnose 3,5-epimerase, translating into MNVITTELPGVLIIEPKVFGDERGFFYESFNARAFQELTGLTPHFVQDNHSRSEKGVLRGLHYQLENTQGKLVRVTAGEVLDVAVDIRRSSPHFGQWVAVRLSAANHRQMWVPEGFAHGFVVLSEFAEFLYKTTDFYTPAAERSIRWDDPDLAIDWQLDEAPKLSAKDQAAVFFKDADVFS
- a CDS encoding DsbA family protein, with protein sequence MILHYIYDPLCGWCYGAKPLVQAAQQVLPVMAHAGGMMSGANRQNVSPQLRNYVMPHDRRIAEYTGQPFGEAYFEGLLRDHSAVFDSTPPIAAVLAAEAIDGRGLQMLGRLQTAHYVEGRRIADASVLSALAVELGYDAEDFRAASKSVATEAHIKATRQLLAQVGGQGFPTFALEQDGQFTLLDISPWLGKPQAFAEWLGQAVAVDGTGESSLSCGLDGCA
- the aguB gene encoding N-carbamoylputrescine amidase; amino-acid sequence: MSRIVTVAATQMACSWDLEANLETAEKLVREAAAKGAQIILIQELFEAPYFCQKPNPDYLQLATTVEENVAIKHFQKVAKELQVVLPISFYERAGRARFNSIAILDADGSNLGIYRKSHIPDGPGYHEKYYFNPGDTGFKVWNTRYAKIGVGICWDQWFPEAARSMALQGAEILFYPTAIGSEPHDKTISSRDHWQRVQQGHAGANLMPLIASNRIGNEEQDGYDITFYGSSFIANQFGEKVQELNKTEEGILVHTFNLDELEHIRSAWGSFRDRRPNLYGALKTLDGSLES
- a CDS encoding sensor histidine kinase; translation: MKPSLPRRPRWRSLALLALCLAPLLWPLEHLAERYYRSELAGQNRQTLDLYVANLLGTLHRYEVLPQILGDLPALRAVLGAPDDGVTQGNANRLLKNIAAQTGAEVMYLMDTSGQTLAASNWDKHDSFVGRNFSFRPYFSEAMAGRLGRFFGLGTTSAKRGYFFAAAVRNGEKIIGVLVIKVDLDHTESLWGKTPEQLLVTDHNGVVILTSRPEWRFRSTRVLSDTERSAITAIQPYPTREPRPLNLSPDAWLTQTHDIAETGWSVSILAPRTLIDRPVRTVVAIGGATLLVVMLLLGLMMQRRRHYLERIAFEAKARRELEGRVAERTSDLEGLNRRLKQEVLEREQAQQELVRAQDDLVQAGKLSALGTMSASISHELNQPLAAIRSYAENAEVLLDHQRTDDARGNLKLISELTGRMASIIAHLRAFARRDRHAPESVALQPALDDALALLAKRRRSMEVELIRDLPAATLWVEAGETRLRQVLGNLLANALDALTEKGPPRKLWLSAESTADGVNLYIRDNGPGFCMEALGRASEPFYTTKTRTQGLGLGLAICETLMRAFGGELSFANHKQGGALITLRLRAGAPGVSLQPSEDRSA
- a CDS encoding aminotransferase, with the protein product MPLATLIHRASLPSPQVSQEQARQWLADHYGLSGTLHPLGSQQDLNFRVDSARGRFVLKICRGDYALVELQAQHAGLNYLAAHSAVNVPRVIAANDGQDLLTLEAGGEAVHVRLLDYIEGQPLTHLDHLGQDVVAGFGRLCGEMDLALAGFDHPGLARTLQWDARHASALISHLLPVIKDESQRALIADAAEQAERRLQPLQDKLPVQAIHMDITDDNAVWQRDAQRHWQLQGVIDFGDLVRTWRITDLSVTCAALLHHAGGDPFVILPAVQAYHAVNPLQHEELQALWPLIVARAAVLVLSGEQQVSIDPGNHYSRDNLVHEWEIFHVATSVPLALMEAAILSAVGQALPVIDSEGFAPLLPGLVGREFALIDLGVLSPHFEAGNWEQDGIDQRLLTEAATAHGLAASRYGQYRLSRTRPDSADEPDTFPLHVELRVPNGTAVESPFAGVLHQTAGGALQLDGPQLSVRLWGVTPSLQSGAALVKGQVLGAVSGPLLVQLCRGAQLAAPLFCTPARAAAWQALCPSPAALLGLACDAEPELDAKTLLARRDASFARTQKHYYVDPPRIERGWRNHLIDMQGRSYLDMLNNVAVLGHGHPRMAAVASRQWSLLNTNSRFNYAAVAEFSERLLKLAPEGMDRVFLVNSGSEANDLAIRLAWAYSGGRDILSVLEGYHGWTVGADAVSTSIADNPKALESRPDWVHPVTAPNVYRGEFRGLDSAPDYVRSVEHQLEKIAGQQRQLAGFICEPVYGNAGGISLPPGYLKQVYALVRARGGVCIADEVQVGYGRMGHFFWGFEEQGVVPDIICMAKGMGNGQPLGAVITRRDIAEALEAEGYFFSSAGGSPVSCQIGMAVLDVMEEEKLWENARTVGGHFKARLEALIDKHPLVGAVHGSGFYLGLELVRHRETLEPATEETARLCDRLRELGIFMQPTGDYLNVLKIKPPMVTSRQSVDFFVDMLDRVLAEGL